The nucleotide sequence AGTACGGTAAAAAATCCTTTCAGCGTCAGGCCTTCAAAGCTGGGCACCACATAAATCAGAAATCCTTCCAGTCCGGTTCTGGTTGCCCCCGTTTCATCTGTGGCACTGATAGTCAGAGAAAATACCGCAATACCGACTACCATAAGAAGCAAAAGAGGCATCAGTATTTTTGAAAAAGACTCAATCCCATGATTAACGCCCCGGAATATAATCACCGCCACAACCAGCAGAAATACCATCATAAATACCAGAGGCTCCACCGTCCCGGTAATATATCCGGTAAAATACCCGTCAGCGGCTGCACTGCCTCCGTCTCCGGCAAGATAAGCCAGAAAATATTTCACTACCCATCCGCCGATTACACAGTAATAAGGCATGATAATCACCGGCACCAGACAGGCCAGCACGCCCAGAAATTTCCACTTTTCCTTTAACTTGCCGTAAGCTGTCAGAGGGCTCTGTTTCGTTTTTCTTCCAATGGCAATTTCCGTGGTCAGCAGCGTAAAGCCAAAGGTAAGAGCCAGAATCAGGTAAATAACCAGAAAAAGCCCTCCTCCGTCTTTGGCCGCCAGATACGGAAATCTCCAGATATTTCCCAGTCCTACAGCGCTTCCCGCCGCTGCCAGTACAAATCCAATTGATCCTGAAAATGAATGTCTGTTTTTTTCTTTTTCCATGTTTCCTGTGGGGAAATCCCCGCTCCCTTCCTGTAAAATTTTAAATCCATTATACTATAAACAGGCCCTGTGTCAAAGTTTTATTTCATATCCGTATTCCCGCAATGTCAGTTCTTCATCAATGGCCATGTCATAAACACCCTTTGCCTTTGTAAATCCATGTTTCTCATAGAAGCCGATAGCAGGTCTGTTAATATCCACAACAAACAGCCTCAGATACTCTGCTCCCAGAGCTTTTGCTTCTGTTTTGGCTTTTACCAGCATCCTGCCGCCAATTCCTCTTCCTCCATATTCCGGACTTACGCCGAAACGGTCCATATACAGGGCCTTCACTGAGCATTTCTCCCATTCCACACGATTTTCCCCGCCATCCTGGTCACATAATGCAAATGCAGAGACAGGTTCAGCACGTTCCAGCATAAGCCAGAGACGATGGTTTCTGATGTCATCCTCCAGAAATTCACAGGGATAAATATCATCCCAGATAGAAATCTGATTTTCATCCATATTTCGTATCACTTTTCGGTACATGAGTTTAAGCTGCTCCAGATCCTGCAACACTGCCTGTCTGAATTCCATATATGTTTCCTCCTCATTCCGGCCCTGTTCCTGCAGCAGCAAAGCAATCTGTGTTCACCAGCAAACCATCAGCCGATTTTACTGCTGCCGGATTGTCCCGTCTTCTCCAACCTGAATTCCATAAGAAATCTCTTCCAGATACCCATACAGCTCCGCCGCCTGCTCTCCGCTCATTTCCTGGGTTTTCGCGCCTGCCGCATACGCCGGAAAAATCTGCAGGAGCGTTTCATTTTCCGGCGTCACATTAACTTTCAGCAGCATGGTAGACGGAATCTCCTGATTGAAAATAAAATTTCCAAGACTGTAGACAATGGGCTTTCCATTGTAGTATTCCACCCCCTGCAGCACATGGGG is from Lachnospiraceae bacterium JLR.KK002 and encodes:
- a CDS encoding GNAT family N-acetyltransferase translates to MEFRQAVLQDLEQLKLMYRKVIRNMDENQISIWDDIYPCEFLEDDIRNHRLWLMLERAEPVSAFALCDQDGGENRVEWEKCSVKALYMDRFGVSPEYGGRGIGGRMLVKAKTEAKALGAEYLRLFVVDINRPAIGFYEKHGFTKAKGVYDMAIDEELTLREYGYEIKL